A genomic window from Xyrauchen texanus isolate HMW12.3.18 chromosome 15, RBS_HiC_50CHRs, whole genome shotgun sequence includes:
- the LOC127656109 gene encoding zinc-binding protein A33-like: MADYEDEDIADRPSLLESDLTCPVCKDIYKEPVLLSCSHSFCEECLAASWKNQSKRLCPMCRKCCDGETPISNRALKNTCASYKKERSWRGTGLDDIICGLHQRPFQLFCIKDEEPVCVDCVTIHPGHELSPIDQGVPFCKDELNMKIKILESKQDSFKRMKKKYRDTVAFNESQTKEAEEQIKQEFERLHQILNDEEKSRVTALKKEETEKKMILEEKIESITRDILALAELIQSVKREMGAEDLIFLQNFQKLKRRTQWTGEDPPKVQGALINMASHVGALGYKVWEKMQFHVQCLPVILDPNTVSPWLSVSRELSSVKESLERQSFPDNPERFDPCVFVLGSEGYSSGRHRWEVHVADNPKWILGVCKESVVRKRKFTVTTTAGVWTIGLSKGVYNALTTPRTVLNVERRPETIRIKLNIEKGEVSFWDTGNNKHLCTFTDKFSGKLFPIFGPGLHHTPLTILPAKVTIHKQ; the protein is encoded by the exons ATGGCAGATTATGAGGACGAAGATATCGCAGACAGACCATCACTTCTGGAGTCAGACTTAACTTGTCCGGTGTGCAAAGACATATATAAAGAGCCTGTGCTGCTCTCCTGTAGCCATAGTTTCTGTGAGGAATGTCTGGCAGCGAGCTGGAAAAACCAGTCGAAACGGCTTTGCCCGATGTGTCGAAAATGCTGTGACGGAGAGACACCGATTTCCAACCGCGCACTGAAGAACACCTGCGCATCCTATAAAAAAGAGAGAAGTTGGAGAGGGACGGGTTTAGACGATATTATCTGTGGTTTGCACCAGCGACCatttcagctcttctgcattaaAGACGAGGAACCTGTGTGCGTCGACTGTGTGACAATTCACCCGGGACACGAGCTGTCCCCGATAGACCAAGGGGTGCCTTTCTGCAAG GACGAGCTTAACATGAAAATTAAAATACTGGAAAGCAAGCAGGATTCGTTCAAACGAATGAAGAAAAAGTATAGAGACACAGTCGCCTTTAATGAG AGCCAGACTAAGGAGGCAGAAGAGCAAATCAAACAGGAGTTTGAGAGACTCCATCAGATcctaaatgatgaggaaaaatcTAGAGTAACAGCTTTGAAGAAAGAGGAAACGGAGAAGAAAATGATACTGGAGGAGAAGATTGAGAGCATAACTCGTGATATCTTAGCTCTTGCTGAACTTATTCAGTCAGTGAAGAGGGAAATGGGAGCTGAGGATTTGATTTTTCTGCAG AATTTCCAGAAGCTTAAGAGAAG AACCCAGTGGACTGGTGAGGATCCACCGAAGGTCCAAGGAGCTCTTATAAACATGGCCTCGCATGTTGGTGCTCTGGGTTACAAAGTCTGGGAGAAAATGCAGTTTCATGTCCAGTGTT TGCCTGTAATCCTAGATCCCAACACAGTCTCTCCCTGGCTCTCTGTGTCTCGTGAATTGTCCAGTGTGAAAGAGAGTCTTGAGAGGCAGTCTTTCCCAGACAACCCTGAGAGGTTTGACCCCTGTGTTTTTGTCCTTGGCTCAGAGGGTTACTCCTCAGGGCGCCACCGCTGGGAGGTCCATGTAGCCGACAACCCCAAATGGATCTTGGGAGTATGCAAGGAGTCAGTGGTTCGGAAGAGGAAGTTCACAGTGACAACAACAGCAGGTGTGTGGACCATTGGGCTGAGTAAAGGAGTCTACAATGCCCTGACCACTCCACGCACTGTGCTGAATGTAGAAAGAAGGCCAGAAACCATACGGATAAAGCTCAATATAGAAAAGGGAGAAGTATCCTTCTGGGATACAGGCAACAACAAGCACCTATGCACGTTTACTGATAAGTTCTCTGGAAAGCTGTTCCCCATCTTTGGCCCAGGCCTCCACCACACACCCTTGACAATCTTGCCTGCCAAAGTAACCATCCATAAACAATAA